One genomic window of Pseudoxanthomonas sp. includes the following:
- the sufD gene encoding Fe-S cluster assembly protein SufD produces MSALLDSLAAAFSGDAARRTALDEALAAGLPTQRDEAWKYTSLRALERRSFAAVEAAPQVDAALVAHIPAPRLVFVNGRHIDALSNLSGLNEGISVQRLSQALADGGDAARFLARRFERGDEVFARLNAALASEGVLLRIEADVQATTPLQLVFIGAPDPTDRAWHLRHLIELRANAQLRVVEHHLASGEHAHLSNALTHVHLAQGAQLVHARTQHESEKATNLLRTDAVLARDAAYKRLDLELGAALSRHELNVRLEGENARLDANGVLLASGRRHVDTRLGIDHIARDTSCGLTWRGLGAGRGRAVFHGGILIREGADGTDARLSNKNLLLSDNAEIDTQPVLEIHADEVQAAHGATVGRLDANALFYLRSRGLPQEQAQRLLTAAFCREPLSIIDDEALRAQLADAVDAALRQAGAA; encoded by the coding sequence ATGAGCGCGCTGCTGGATTCGCTTGCCGCCGCATTCAGTGGCGACGCGGCACGGCGCACGGCGCTGGACGAGGCGCTGGCCGCTGGCCTGCCGACCCAGCGCGACGAGGCATGGAAGTACACCTCCCTGCGTGCGTTGGAGCGCCGCAGCTTTGCCGCCGTCGAGGCCGCACCGCAGGTCGATGCCGCGCTGGTCGCGCACATCCCGGCGCCTCGGCTGGTGTTCGTCAACGGCCGCCATATCGACGCCTTGTCGAACCTGTCGGGTCTGAACGAAGGCATCAGCGTGCAGCGCCTGTCGCAGGCGCTGGCCGATGGCGGTGATGCCGCGCGCTTCCTGGCCCGGCGCTTCGAGCGCGGCGATGAAGTCTTCGCCCGCCTCAATGCGGCGCTGGCCAGCGAAGGCGTGCTGCTGCGCATCGAGGCCGACGTACAGGCCACCACGCCGCTGCAGTTGGTCTTCATCGGTGCGCCCGATCCCACCGACCGCGCCTGGCACCTGCGCCACCTGATCGAGCTTCGCGCCAACGCGCAGTTGCGCGTGGTCGAACACCACCTCGCCAGCGGCGAGCACGCACATCTGTCCAATGCCCTGACCCACGTGCACCTGGCCCAGGGCGCGCAGCTGGTCCATGCCCGCACACAGCACGAGTCCGAGAAAGCCACCAACCTGCTGCGTACCGATGCAGTGCTGGCGCGCGATGCGGCCTACAAGCGCCTGGACCTTGAGCTTGGCGCGGCGTTGTCACGCCACGAACTCAACGTCCGCCTGGAAGGTGAGAACGCCCGTCTGGACGCCAACGGCGTGCTGCTGGCCAGCGGCCGTCGCCATGTCGATACACGCCTGGGCATCGACCACATCGCCCGCGACACCAGCTGCGGCCTGACCTGGCGCGGCCTGGGTGCTGGTCGTGGTCGTGCCGTGTTCCATGGCGGCATCCTGATCCGCGAAGGCGCCGACGGCACCGACGCACGCCTGTCCAACAAGAACCTGCTGCTGTCGGACAACGCCGAGATCGACACCCAGCCGGTGCTGGAAATCCACGCCGACGAAGTGCAAGCCGCGCACGGCGCCACGGTCGGCCGGCTCGATGCCAACGCATTGTTCTACCTGCGTTCGCGCGGCCTGCCGCAGGAGCAGGCGCAGCGCCTGCTGACCGCTGCGTTCTGCCGCGAGCCGCTGTCGATCATCGACGACGAGGCGTTGCGCGCGCAGCTGGCCGATGCGGTCGATGCCGCCCTGCGCCAGGCGGGTGCGGCATGA
- the sufC gene encoding Fe-S cluster assembly ATPase SufC, producing MLKIDNLHASVAGKEILKGLSLDVKPGEVHAIMGPNGAGKSTLGNILSGREGYEVTDGTVQFEGADLLELEPEERAAAGIFLAFQYPVEIPGVNNTYFLRAALNAQRKARGEAELDSMQFLKLVREKLAVLHLKDELLHRGVNEGFSGGEKKRNEIFQLAVLEPKLAILDETDSGLDIDALKAVADGVNALRSAGRSFLVITHYQRLLDYIKPDVVHVLADGRIVQTGGPELALELEAHGYNWLKDRVAPEAAA from the coding sequence ATGTTGAAGATCGACAACCTCCACGCCTCCGTCGCCGGCAAGGAAATCCTCAAGGGCCTCTCGCTGGACGTGAAGCCCGGCGAAGTACACGCCATCATGGGTCCCAACGGCGCGGGCAAGTCCACGCTGGGCAACATCCTGTCGGGCCGCGAAGGCTACGAGGTCACCGACGGCACGGTGCAATTCGAAGGCGCCGACCTGCTGGAACTGGAGCCCGAAGAACGCGCCGCCGCCGGCATCTTCCTGGCGTTCCAGTACCCGGTCGAAATCCCCGGCGTGAACAACACTTACTTCCTGCGCGCCGCGCTCAATGCCCAGCGCAAGGCACGTGGCGAGGCTGAACTGGATTCGATGCAGTTCCTCAAGCTGGTGCGCGAGAAGCTGGCCGTGCTGCACCTGAAGGACGAACTCCTGCATCGCGGCGTCAATGAAGGCTTCTCCGGCGGCGAGAAAAAGCGCAACGAGATCTTCCAGCTGGCCGTGCTGGAGCCGAAGCTGGCGATCCTTGACGAGACCGATTCAGGCCTGGACATCGACGCGCTCAAGGCCGTGGCCGATGGCGTCAATGCACTGCGCAGCGCCGGCCGCTCGTTCCTGGTGATCACCCATTACCAGCGCCTGCTCGACTACATCAAGCCGGACGTGGTCCACGTACTGGCCGATGGCCGGATCGTGCAGACCGGCGGCCCGGAACTGGCGCTGGAACTGGAGGCCCACGGCTACAACTGGCTGAAGGATCGCGTGGCCCCGGAAGCAGCCGCATGA